In a genomic window of Streptococcus oralis subsp. tigurinus:
- a CDS encoding PTS glucitol/sorbitol transporter subunit IIC, with amino-acid sequence MNHITKFAESFMKLFQLGGETFISWMTNIVPLVLMLLIAMNTLIAFLGEEKVNSLAKISAKNPVSRYMILPFISAFMLGNPMAISMGRFLPEYYKPSFVAAQMQFCHTSNGVFPHINPGELFVWMGIATGIQTLGLSQMDLAIRYMLVGLVMNFVGGWVTDFTTAYVAKQQGVTLSKTFDL; translated from the coding sequence ATGAATCACATTACAAAATTTGCAGAGAGTTTTATGAAACTCTTCCAATTAGGTGGAGAAACCTTTATTAGCTGGATGACAAATATTGTACCTCTTGTCTTGATGCTATTGATTGCAATGAATACCCTTATCGCTTTCTTGGGAGAAGAGAAGGTCAATTCCTTGGCTAAGATTTCTGCCAAAAATCCTGTTAGCCGGTATATGATTTTACCTTTCATTTCAGCTTTTATGCTGGGAAATCCGATGGCAATCAGTATGGGACGTTTCTTACCAGAATATTATAAACCTAGTTTTGTAGCAGCTCAGATGCAGTTTTGCCATACTTCAAATGGTGTATTTCCACATATCAATCCTGGGGAATTATTTGTATGGATGGGAATTGCGACAGGAATTCAAACTTTAGGTTTAAGTCAAATGGACTTAGCCATTCGTTACATGCTTGTTGGGCTTGTCATGAACTTTGTAGGTGGTTGGGTAACCGATTTTACAACTGCTTATGTAGCAAAACAGCAAGGTGTTACCTTGAGTAAAACATTTGATTTATAG
- a CDS encoding transcriptional regulator GutM translates to MNSLIIFAVFVMAAYIFQMFLGWQQLKDFNKTYTMLRKLGRVAIGRKSGRIKSGTIVMFAVDENGRVLKASKMQGVTILARFQNMDDYVGEDIHYFDKYNPLVRKENKLMQSAIEDARKVYLWHEAGIEKETSSSDSFLGFGFYANYLQLSIKQLFKKNKKRSSL, encoded by the coding sequence ATGAATTCGCTAATAATTTTCGCTGTATTTGTCATGGCAGCTTATATATTTCAAATGTTCCTCGGCTGGCAGCAACTCAAAGACTTCAATAAGACCTATACGATGCTCCGAAAACTGGGGCGCGTAGCGATTGGCAGAAAGTCCGGAAGAATAAAATCCGGTACGATTGTCATGTTCGCGGTTGATGAAAACGGTCGGGTTCTTAAAGCTAGCAAAATGCAAGGAGTCACAATCTTAGCGCGTTTTCAAAATATGGACGATTATGTTGGAGAAGACATCCATTATTTTGACAAGTATAATCCTCTTGTGAGAAAAGAAAATAAGTTGATGCAATCAGCCATAGAAGATGCTAGAAAAGTCTATCTTTGGCATGAGGCAGGTATTGAGAAAGAGACAAGTTCATCTGATTCTTTTCTGGGATTCGGCTTTTATGCGAATTACTTACAATTATCTATTAAACAGTTATTTAAAAAAAATAAGAAAAGGAGTTCCTTATGA
- a CDS encoding BglG family transcription antiterminator yields MVSQPTYSLVDMRSELDISLQTLQKSIQQLNDVLAPNIQIIAQDDQLMLEVYDYTELERILSGSLKQESDFNSSSKRIAYLLKRLIESTSPLLIDDLAEEVGVSRSTLNKDLKQVKSLAESYSITISGKPNRGLEVLGSELNLRLLYIHQVAPYFEGRTLTEATSSFLETLVQDYKIPKETQELLRKTISIMVERIHTSRVLNCPIPYYRNDLTETPLAEKLIYHIEMTYKISLSQFEIDFLCFPFNVRFIDTLSKTSYQSEQLANIFQGIVKKVKETMLVHFDDEELFEEIKSHLGPLINRLIFHVQANDIFHGEVQTQYPFAFEMAKIAGEELSAIFGSEMELSEIGYLALYFEMILRKQNSAVKGYRKQIAVVCTTGRGTAAMIIQQLRRVLGNDVDITQYSEEDFNVDLNQDYFAIFTTVPLKYKDSKSPVIQVNHLFDDQWLQEEWQRANAFHQKNLETVSLRFLRLSPQKTYQQYLLNMISELEKLQMIDEGFRNRIIDREKKQSTIFGGGIAFPHTINQGYAKTILMFGKLEEPYQKGDEWIEFIFLVAIPSEIERKMESELLELYDDIFRIAGEPSLKEALRAVETETEFLSFSKSKGVF; encoded by the coding sequence ATGGTCTCACAGCCAACTTATTCCTTGGTAGATATGCGCTCAGAACTGGATATTAGCTTGCAAACCTTGCAAAAGAGTATCCAACAATTAAATGATGTTTTGGCTCCTAATATCCAGATTATCGCACAAGATGATCAGTTAATGTTAGAAGTGTATGACTATACAGAGTTGGAAAGGATTTTATCTGGTAGTTTAAAACAGGAGAGTGACTTCAATTCTTCCAGTAAAAGAATTGCCTATTTGCTAAAACGTTTAATTGAGTCAACCTCCCCTCTTCTTATTGACGACTTGGCTGAGGAAGTAGGTGTTAGTAGAAGTACCCTTAATAAGGATTTAAAACAAGTAAAATCTTTGGCAGAGAGTTACTCTATCACTATTTCAGGAAAGCCCAACCGTGGGCTGGAGGTCTTGGGGAGCGAGCTGAATTTGCGCTTGCTCTATATTCACCAAGTGGCTCCTTACTTTGAAGGAAGGACACTCACTGAGGCAACATCTTCTTTTCTGGAGACGCTAGTCCAGGACTATAAAATCCCTAAAGAAACACAGGAACTCCTTCGAAAGACCATTTCAATTATGGTGGAGCGTATTCATACATCTAGAGTGTTGAATTGTCCTATTCCTTACTATAGGAATGATTTAACAGAGACACCTTTAGCTGAGAAATTAATCTATCATATTGAGATGACTTATAAGATTTCTCTCAGTCAGTTTGAGATAGACTTTTTGTGTTTTCCGTTTAATGTCCGTTTTATTGACACTTTAAGCAAGACATCTTATCAATCTGAACAGCTTGCAAATATTTTTCAAGGGATTGTCAAGAAAGTCAAAGAAACAATGTTGGTTCACTTTGATGATGAAGAATTATTTGAAGAAATCAAATCTCATCTAGGCCCCTTAATCAATCGACTGATTTTCCATGTGCAAGCTAATGATATATTTCATGGCGAGGTTCAAACTCAATATCCTTTTGCTTTTGAAATGGCAAAAATAGCTGGAGAAGAACTATCTGCAATTTTTGGTTCTGAAATGGAATTATCTGAAATCGGATATCTGGCTTTGTATTTTGAAATGATTTTAAGAAAGCAAAATTCTGCTGTTAAGGGTTATCGCAAGCAGATAGCTGTAGTTTGCACAACAGGAAGAGGAACTGCTGCGATGATTATTCAGCAACTCAGACGAGTCCTTGGAAATGATGTAGACATTACTCAGTATTCTGAAGAGGATTTTAATGTGGATTTAAATCAGGACTATTTCGCGATTTTTACGACAGTTCCTCTAAAATATAAAGATTCTAAATCTCCAGTCATTCAAGTTAATCATCTTTTTGATGATCAATGGCTGCAGGAAGAATGGCAGAGGGCCAATGCTTTTCATCAAAAAAATCTAGAAACAGTCAGCTTACGTTTTCTTCGGTTGAGCCCCCAAAAAACCTATCAGCAATACTTGCTAAATATGATTTCAGAGTTAGAGAAACTTCAGATGATTGATGAAGGTTTTAGAAATCGGATAATTGATAGGGAGAAAAAGCAATCAACCATTTTTGGTGGAGGAATTGCCTTCCCCCATACAATTAACCAGGGTTATGCAAAGACTATTTTAATGTTTGGAAAACTAGAAGAGCCTTATCAAAAAGGAGATGAATGGATTGAATTTATCTTTCTAGTCGCCATACCCTCAGAAATTGAAAGAAAAATGGAAAGTGAATTGCTGGAATTGTATGACGACATTTTTCGAATTGCAGGAGAGCCTTCTCTAAAAGAAGCATTGAGGGCTGTAGAAACAGAGACAGAGTTTCTATCATTTTCTAAGAGCAAAGGAGTATTTTAA
- a CDS encoding SDR family oxidoreductase has protein sequence MNDWLNIKGKTVLVTGASSGIGKAIVEELLELGVNVANFDLSDNDLRHPNLLFVKVDVTSRSEVEEGVAKIVERFGNIDAVVNNAGINVPRLLIDAENPKGPYELDDETFEKVTMINQKGLYLVSQAVGRILVKNRKGVIVNMASEAGLEGSEGQSAYAATKAAVYSYTRSWAKELGKHGVRVVGIAPGIMEATGLRTLSYEEALAYTRGKTVEDIRAGYASTSTTPLGRSGKLREVADLVAFYISDRSSYITGVTTNIAGGKTRG, from the coding sequence ATGAATGATTGGTTAAACATAAAAGGCAAAACAGTTCTTGTGACTGGCGCGTCATCTGGGATCGGTAAGGCAATCGTTGAAGAATTGCTGGAATTAGGAGTCAATGTAGCGAATTTTGATCTTAGCGACAACGATTTGCGTCACCCGAATCTATTATTTGTAAAAGTTGATGTAACTTCTCGCTCTGAAGTAGAAGAGGGTGTTGCCAAAATAGTTGAAAGATTTGGCAATATTGATGCGGTAGTCAATAATGCAGGGATTAATGTTCCCAGATTATTAATTGATGCAGAAAATCCTAAAGGTCCTTACGAGTTAGACGATGAAACGTTTGAAAAAGTAACAATGATTAATCAAAAAGGTTTGTATTTGGTTAGTCAGGCAGTAGGACGTATTTTAGTGAAAAATAGAAAAGGTGTAATTGTGAACATGGCTTCAGAAGCAGGTTTGGAAGGTTCTGAAGGACAAAGTGCCTATGCTGCAACAAAAGCAGCAGTCTATAGTTACACTCGTTCATGGGCGAAAGAGCTGGGTAAGCATGGTGTACGTGTGGTTGGAATTGCTCCAGGAATTATGGAAGCTACGGGGCTTCGAACTCTTTCTTATGAGGAAGCTCTTGCTTATACCCGTGGAAAGACGGTAGAAGATATTCGAGCTGGTTATGCTTCAACTTCAACAACTCCTTTGGGACGAAGTGGTAAACTACGGGAAGTAGCTGATCTTGTAGCATTCTATATTTCAGATCGTTCTAGCTATATAACTGGAGTCACTACAAATATTGCTGGAGGGAAAACTCGCGGTTAA
- a CDS encoding glucose-6-phosphate isomerase — protein sequence MSHIKFDYSKVLDKFVAPHELDYMQPQVTAADSALRNGTGPGAEMTGWLNLPEEYDKDEFARIQKAAAKIQSDSEVLIVIGIGGSYLGARAAIDFLNNSFVNLQRKEERKAPQILYAGNSISSSYLADLVDYVSDKDFSVNVISKSGTTTEPAIAFRVFKELLVKKYGQEEANQRIYATTDRAKGAVKVEADANGWDTFVVPDSVGGRFTVLTAVGLLPIAAAGADISKLMEGANAARKAYASDKLAENEAYQYAVVRNILYRKGYLTEVLANYEPSLQYFSEWWKQLAGESEGKDQKGIYPTSANFSTDLHSLGQFIQEGTRILFETVIRVDKPRKNVLIPELAEDLDGLGYLQGKDVDFVNKKATDGVLLAHTDGGVPNMFVTLPEQDEFTLGYTIYFFELAIALSGYLNGINPFDQPGVEAYKKNMFALLGKPGFEELGAELNARL from the coding sequence ATGTCACATATTAAATTTGATTATTCAAAAGTATTAGATAAATTTGTTGCACCACATGAACTAGATTATATGCAGCCTCAAGTGACTGCAGCAGATTCTGCTCTGCGAAATGGTACAGGTCCTGGGGCAGAAATGACTGGCTGGTTGAACTTACCTGAAGAATATGACAAAGATGAATTTGCTCGTATTCAAAAGGCTGCTGCTAAAATCCAATCTGATAGTGAGGTATTGATCGTAATCGGTATTGGTGGTTCCTATTTAGGAGCTCGTGCAGCTATTGATTTCTTGAATAATTCATTTGTAAACTTGCAAAGAAAGGAAGAACGCAAGGCACCTCAGATCCTCTATGCTGGAAACTCTATCTCTTCAAGCTATTTGGCTGATTTGGTAGACTATGTATCAGACAAAGATTTCTCAGTAAACGTGATTTCTAAATCAGGTACAACAACTGAACCGGCTATTGCTTTCCGTGTCTTCAAAGAACTCTTGGTTAAGAAGTACGGTCAAGAAGAAGCTAACCAACGTATCTACGCAACTACAGACCGCGCTAAAGGTGCAGTTAAGGTTGAAGCAGATGCTAATGGCTGGGATACTTTTGTAGTGCCTGATAGTGTAGGTGGTCGTTTTACAGTATTGACAGCAGTGGGGCTCTTGCCAATCGCAGCTGCAGGAGCTGATATCAGCAAGTTAATGGAAGGAGCAAATGCTGCTCGCAAGGCTTATGCTTCTGATAAGTTGGCTGAAAATGAAGCATATCAATATGCAGTTGTACGCAATATCTTGTACCGTAAAGGTTATCTGACAGAAGTTCTAGCTAACTATGAACCATCTCTGCAATACTTCTCTGAGTGGTGGAAGCAACTGGCTGGTGAGTCAGAAGGGAAAGACCAAAAAGGGATTTATCCAACTTCAGCTAACTTCTCAACAGACTTGCACTCTCTGGGACAATTTATCCAGGAAGGTACCCGTATCCTCTTTGAAACAGTTATCCGTGTAGATAAACCTCGCAAAAATGTGCTGATTCCTGAATTGGCAGAAGACTTGGACGGTCTTGGCTACTTGCAAGGAAAAGATGTTGACTTTGTCAATAAAAAAGCTACAGATGGAGTGCTGTTAGCACACACTGATGGTGGAGTTCCAAATATGTTTGTGACACTGCCTGAGCAAGATGAGTTCACTTTGGGCTACACTATTTACTTCTTTGAGTTGGCTATTGCTCTTTCTGGCTACCTGAATGGTATCAATCCATTTGACCAGCCTGGAGTTGAAGCTTATAAGAAAAACATGTTTGCTCTTCTTGGGAAACCAGGCTTTGAAGAGCTGGGTGCTGAGTTGAATGCACGCCTTTGA
- a CDS encoding gamma-glutamyl-gamma-aminobutyrate hydrolase family protein, which yields MVRTVVGVAANLCPVDAEGKNIHSSVSCKFAESIRQIGGLPLVIPVGDETLVHDYVEMIDKLILTGGQNVHPQFYGEEKTIDSDDYNLARDEFELALLQEALRQNKPILAICRGVQLVNVAFGGTLNQDIEGHWQGLPFGTSHSIETVDGSVVSKLFGKESQVNSVHRQSIKDLAPNFRVTAVDPRDQTVEAIESIDEHRIIGLQWHPEFLVNEEDGNLELFEYLLNEL from the coding sequence ATGGTAAGAACAGTTGTTGGAGTAGCGGCAAACCTATGTCCTGTAGACGCAGAAGGAAAAAACATCCACTCATCTGTATCCTGTAAATTTGCTGAAAGTATTCGTCAGATTGGCGGACTTCCTTTGGTCATTCCGGTTGGTGATGAGACACTTGTCCATGACTATGTAGAAATGATTGATAAGCTCATCTTGACTGGGGGACAAAATGTTCATCCTCAGTTTTATGGTGAGGAAAAAACAATTGATAGCGACGACTATAACCTAGCTCGCGACGAGTTTGAGCTAGCTCTTCTACAAGAAGCCTTGCGTCAGAACAAACCAATCTTAGCCATTTGCCGTGGCGTTCAGCTTGTCAACGTTGCTTTTGGTGGGACACTCAATCAGGATATTGAAGGTCATTGGCAAGGTCTACCTTTTGGGACTTCACATTCTATTGAGACAGTGGATGGCAGTGTAGTGTCTAAATTATTTGGTAAAGAAAGTCAGGTTAACTCAGTACATCGTCAGAGTATTAAAGACTTGGCACCCAATTTCCGCGTGACGGCTGTGGATCCACGTGATCAAACTGTTGAAGCAATCGAATCTATTGATGAGCACCGTATTATTGGTCTCCAGTGGCATCCAGAATTTTTGGTCAATGAAGAAGATGGCAACTTAGAATTATTTGAGTATTTATTGAATGAATTATAA
- a CDS encoding ABC transporter ATP-binding protein: MKTVRFFWNYFKVYKFSFVIVVLMVAVATIAQALFPVFSGQAVTELANLVLAYQNGTSELAWQSLSALMLNLALVVLALVVSSLIYMTLMTRVIAESTNEMRKGLFGKLSRLTVSFFDRHQDGDILSHFTSDLDNILQAFNESLVQVMSNIALYIGLIFVMFSRNVTLALITVASTPVAFLMLVFIVKMARKYTNLQQKEVGKLNAYMDESISGQKAVIVQGIQDDIVAGFVEQNERVRKATFKGRMFSGILFPVMNGMSLVNTAIVIFAGSAVLLNDPSIETTTALGLIVMFTQFSQQYYQPIIQVAASWGSLQLAFTGADRIQEMFDAEEEIRPQNAPAFTELREGVEISHIDFSYVPDKPILKDVSISAPKGQMIAVVGPTGSGKTTIMNLINRFYDVDAGSISFDGKDIRDYDLDSLRSKVGIVLQDSVLFSGTIRDNIRFGVPDASQEMVEAAAKATHIHEYIESLPDKYDTLINDDQSVFSTGQKQLISIARTLMTDPQVLILDEATSNVDTVTESKIQNAMEAIVAGRTSFVIAHRLKTILNADQIIVLKDGEVIEQGNHHELLKLGGFYSELYHNQFVFE, translated from the coding sequence ATGAAAACCGTTCGATTTTTCTGGAATTATTTTAAAGTTTACAAGTTCTCCTTTGTCATTGTGGTTCTGATGGTTGCAGTTGCGACGATTGCCCAAGCCCTCTTTCCAGTTTTTTCAGGTCAAGCAGTGACGGAGCTCGCTAACCTAGTTCTGGCTTATCAAAATGGAACTTCCGAACTAGCCTGGCAGAGTTTGTCAGCTCTGATGCTGAATTTAGCTCTGGTTGTTCTCGCCCTAGTGGTATCCAGTTTGATTTACATGACCTTGATGACCCGTGTGATTGCTGAGTCAACAAATGAGATGCGTAAGGGCCTCTTTGGCAAACTCTCTCGTTTGACGGTTTCTTTCTTTGACCGCCATCAGGATGGCGACATCCTTTCTCACTTCACGAGTGACTTGGATAACATCCTTCAAGCCTTCAATGAAAGCCTAGTTCAGGTCATGAGCAATATTGCTCTTTACATCGGTTTGATTTTTGTCATGTTTTCAAGAAATGTGACGCTAGCCCTGATAACAGTAGCCAGCACCCCAGTGGCCTTTCTCATGTTGGTTTTCATCGTGAAGATGGCCCGCAAGTACACCAATCTCCAGCAAAAAGAGGTTGGGAAACTCAACGCCTACATGGATGAGAGTATTTCTGGACAGAAAGCTGTTATCGTACAAGGAATTCAAGACGACATCGTAGCAGGCTTTGTGGAGCAAAATGAGCGCGTGCGCAAGGCAACCTTTAAAGGGAGAATGTTCTCAGGCATCCTCTTTCCTGTTATGAATGGGATGAGCTTGGTCAATACGGCCATCGTTATTTTTGCAGGTTCTGCGGTCTTGCTGAACGATCCAAGTATCGAAACAACGACAGCCCTAGGTTTGATCGTCATGTTTACCCAATTTTCTCAGCAGTACTACCAGCCGATTATCCAGGTGGCTGCGAGTTGGGGGAGCCTCCAGTTGGCCTTTACTGGGGCGGATCGTATCCAAGAAATGTTCGATGCAGAAGAAGAGATTCGTCCGCAAAATGCGCCTGCCTTTACGGAATTGCGAGAAGGTGTTGAAATCAGTCACATTGATTTCTCTTATGTGCCAGACAAGCCGATTTTAAAAGATGTTAGCATTTCAGCTCCTAAGGGGCAGATGATAGCAGTTGTAGGCCCGACTGGTTCGGGGAAAACAACCATCATGAACCTCATCAATCGTTTCTACGATGTGGATGCAGGTAGCATTTCTTTTGATGGCAAAGACATTCGTGACTACGACTTGGACAGCCTGCGGAGCAAGGTCGGGATTGTCTTGCAGGATTCGGTCTTGTTTAGTGGAACGATTCGGGATAATATCCGCTTCGGTGTGCCAGATGCTAGTCAGGAGATGGTAGAAGCAGCTGCTAAGGCTACGCATATCCATGAATATATCGAAAGTCTACCAGATAAGTACGATACTCTGATTAATGATGACCAGAGCGTCTTCTCAACCGGTCAGAAGCAGTTGATTTCCATCGCTCGAACCTTAATGACGGATCCCCAGGTCTTAATCTTGGATGAGGCAACATCAAACGTGGATACTGTAACAGAGAGCAAGATTCAAAATGCTATGGAGGCAATTGTGGCAGGAAGAACGAGCTTTGTGATTGCCCATCGCTTGAAAACTATTCTCAATGCCGATCAGATTATTGTCCTTAAGGATGGTGAGGTTATCGAACAAGGAAATCATCACGAATTACTCAAGCTTGGAGGCTTTTACTCCGAACTGTACCATAATCAATTTGTCTTTGAATAA
- a CDS encoding ABC transporter ATP-binding protein, whose translation MLIKKIKTYKWQALASLMMTGLMVASSLLQPRYLQEVLEALLAGQNEAIYSIGAWLIGVALVGLVAGGVNVTLAAYIAQGVSSDLREDAFRKIQTFSYANIEQFNAGNLVVRMTNDINQIQNVVMMAFQILFRLPLLFIGSFILAVHTLPSLWWVIVLMVLLIFALTAIMMGMMGPRFAKFQTLLERINAIAKENLRGVRVVKSFVQEKAQFDKFTDVSDELLGQNLYIGYAFSVIEPVMMLVGYGAVFLSIWLVAGMAQSDPSVVGSIASFINYLSQIIFTIIMVGFLGNSVSRAMISLRRIREILDTEPAMTFKDLPDEELEGSLSFKNVTFTYPNDDEPMLKNVSFDIAPGQMVGVVGATGAGKSTLAQLIPRLFDPQEGSIKIGGKDIRDVSEGTLRKTVSIVLQRAILFSGTIADNLRQGKGNASVSEMERAARIAQASEFIGRMENKFESQVEERGTNFSGGQKQRMSIARGIVSNPRILIFDDSTSALDAKSERLVQEALNKDLKGTTTIIIAQKISSVVHADKILVLDQGRLIGEGRHADLVANNAVYREIYETQKGKEE comes from the coding sequence ATGCTCATTAAAAAAATAAAAACCTATAAATGGCAGGCCTTGGCATCCTTAATGATGACAGGCTTGATGGTTGCGAGTTCGCTCTTGCAACCGCGCTATTTGCAAGAGGTGTTAGAGGCTTTGCTGGCCGGTCAAAATGAGGCTATTTATAGTATTGGCGCTTGGCTGATAGGAGTAGCCCTAGTCGGTCTGGTTGCAGGTGGGGTCAATGTAACACTTGCAGCCTACATTGCTCAAGGAGTGTCTTCGGACCTTCGTGAAGACGCTTTTCGCAAGATCCAGACTTTTTCTTATGCCAATATCGAGCAATTCAATGCGGGGAACCTTGTCGTCCGTATGACCAATGATATCAACCAAATTCAGAACGTGGTGATGATGGCTTTTCAAATTCTCTTCCGTCTCCCTCTTCTCTTTATCGGTTCCTTTATCTTGGCGGTTCACACTCTTCCGTCACTTTGGTGGGTGATTGTCCTCATGGTGCTCCTAATCTTTGCACTAACTGCTATCATGATGGGAATGATGGGGCCACGATTTGCTAAGTTTCAAACCCTTCTTGAACGGATCAATGCTATCGCCAAGGAAAATCTACGTGGTGTGCGCGTGGTCAAATCCTTTGTACAAGAAAAAGCACAATTTGACAAATTTACCGATGTTTCTGATGAACTTCTCGGCCAAAATCTTTATATCGGTTATGCCTTCTCAGTTATAGAACCCGTTATGATGCTAGTCGGCTATGGAGCGGTCTTCCTCTCTATCTGGTTGGTGGCTGGAATGGCTCAGTCAGATCCGTCTGTAGTGGGCTCGATTGCTTCCTTTATCAACTATCTCAGCCAGATTATCTTTACCATCATCATGGTTGGATTTTTAGGGAATTCTGTCAGTCGTGCCATGATTTCCTTGCGTCGTATCCGCGAAATTCTAGATACCGAGCCAGCGATGACCTTTAAAGATCTCCCAGATGAAGAGTTAGAAGGAAGTCTCTCTTTTAAAAATGTGACCTTTACCTATCCCAATGATGACGAGCCTATGCTGAAGAATGTAAGCTTTGATATTGCGCCCGGTCAGATGGTCGGTGTGGTTGGGGCTACTGGAGCAGGGAAGTCTACCTTGGCTCAGTTAATTCCACGACTGTTTGATCCACAGGAGGGATCTATTAAGATTGGTGGCAAGGATATTCGAGACGTCAGCGAGGGAACCTTACGTAAAACAGTTTCCATCGTCTTGCAACGTGCTATTCTCTTTAGCGGGACCATTGCAGATAATCTTCGTCAAGGAAAAGGCAATGCCAGCGTGTCAGAAATGGAACGTGCAGCACGAATTGCTCAAGCCAGCGAATTTATTGGGCGTATGGAAAACAAATTTGAGAGTCAGGTCGAAGAACGTGGCACCAACTTTTCTGGTGGACAAAAGCAACGGATGTCGATTGCCCGTGGGATTGTCAGCAATCCCCGTATCCTGATTTTTGACGATTCGACTTCGGCCTTGGATGCCAAGTCAGAGAGACTCGTGCAGGAAGCTTTGAATAAAGACCTGAAAGGGACGACAACCATTATCATCGCTCAAAAGATTAGTTCAGTCGTCCATGCAGACAAGATTTTGGTCTTGGACCAAGGACGCTTGATTGGAGAAGGACGGCATGCAGACTTGGTAGCTAACAATGCCGTCTACCGCGAAATCTACGAAACACAAAAGGGAAAGGAGGAATAA
- a CDS encoding NAD(P)H-dependent glycerol-3-phosphate dehydrogenase: MKKQTIAVLGPGSWGTALSQVLNDNGHEVRIWGNISDQIDEINNQHTNKRYFKDILLDEKIKAYHDLEETLKDVDAVLFVVPTKVTRLVAQQVAKVLDHKVVIMHASKGLEPDSHKRLSTILEEEIPVDLRSEVVVVSGPSHAEETIVRDITLITAASKDLETAQYVQNLFSNHYFRLYTNTDVIGVETAGALKNIIAVGAGALHGLGFGDNAKAAIIARGLAEITRLGVALGANPLTYSGLSGVGDLIVTGTSVHSRNWRAGDALGRGESLADIEANMGMVIEGISTTRAAYELAQELGVYMPITQAIYRVIYEGVNIKEAITDIMSNEFKAENEWS, translated from the coding sequence ATGAAGAAACAAACCATCGCTGTCTTGGGTCCTGGTTCTTGGGGAACTGCCCTTTCGCAGGTCCTAAACGACAATGGACACGAGGTTCGAATTTGGGGAAATATTTCTGACCAAATTGATGAAATCAATAACCAACATACAAACAAACGCTACTTCAAAGATATCCTACTCGACGAAAAAATCAAAGCCTATCATGACTTGGAAGAAACACTAAAGGATGTGGATGCTGTTTTATTTGTGGTCCCAACAAAAGTAACGAGACTGGTTGCCCAACAAGTAGCAAAGGTGCTTGATCACAAGGTTGTCATCATGCATGCCTCCAAAGGATTGGAACCAGATAGCCACAAACGTCTATCAACTATTCTTGAAGAGGAAATTCCAGTCGATCTCCGTAGTGAAGTCGTCGTTGTTTCAGGACCTAGCCATGCTGAGGAAACTATTGTGCGGGATATTACTTTGATCACTGCAGCCTCTAAAGACCTTGAAACGGCCCAGTACGTCCAAAATCTCTTTAGCAATCACTACTTCCGTCTCTATACTAATACGGATGTTATCGGAGTTGAAACCGCTGGTGCTCTCAAAAACATTATCGCAGTTGGCGCTGGAGCACTACATGGTCTAGGATTTGGCGACAATGCCAAGGCGGCTATCATTGCCCGTGGCTTGGCTGAAATCACCCGTCTAGGGGTCGCTCTGGGAGCTAATCCTCTGACTTATAGCGGTCTTTCTGGAGTTGGAGATTTGATTGTAACGGGGACATCTGTCCACTCTCGTAACTGGAGGGCAGGTGATGCTCTCGGTCGTGGAGAATCCCTCGCAGACATCGAAGCTAATATGGGCATGGTCATCGAAGGAATCTCAACAACTCGAGCAGCTTACGAACTAGCTCAGGAATTGGGTGTCTACATGCCAATCACACAGGCTATTTACCGAGTGATCTACGAAGGTGTCAATATCAAAGAAGCAATCACTGACATCATGAGCAATGAATTTAAAGCAGAAAACGAATGGTCATAG